The window aacctgtaaaattataaaggaactgtactaaaatacattacaattactggcaatataaataaacaatctcGAAATGCccaaaactatttttagtaaatactCAACaaccaataaaatcaataaataatttaggacTGAACAACTATTCATTAAGAACCTTAATACCTTCTTCTTGATCTAATACCAGCATAGTTGGGATGGCTGCGTCAatcaagtttcaaatttaaaactcacaacacaaaactataaacaaattatttacaaactactAAATGGCGGTAGACAGGTTGTTAACTCTTCCTCAAAGAACTCATTGATGGAGTACAAGGGTAGCGCATTTAAAAAGAGCCCTTGGAACTCCATGCCGAACATTGAAGGGTTTAGATGTAGTACCATGGACGGAGAGAACCTGCTGCTTTCCACTGAAGTAGGATTTGAAGGTGTCAATGACCACATCACTAGCTCCATATTGCTCCAGTTTGTTTAGGAGAATTTTGTGTCGTatgcaatcaaaagccttgctaaGGTCGCAGAGGGCCAATAACGCAAAGTTCCGATCTTCAAAGGCTGTTTTGATCTTATCTACCAAGTCCATTACAGCAGTAGTTGTTGATCTTCTACGGCGGAACCCATGCTGCAGATTTGAGAGGATTGATTTTTTCCAGATTGAGTTAGCTGgcgttttaaaactgttttcagGAAAATGGAATTATGGATATCGGCCTATATATATCCATGTGTTTAGGGTCGCCCATCTTGAAGACTGGAACAGTGCGTGATATGCACAGGAAGTCAGGAAAATAGCCAAATCTCAGACAGTTGTTGATTGCCGTGGAGACTGGAGCCGCTATGATGTCTATGATTTCACGAATCACAGCCAAAGACACCATAAACATCTTAGCTATGAAAGCTCCGAAACCTACTCACAAATTTCACAACCTCTTGAGGTGTCACAAAGTGCCAACGAGTCAGACCAAATTCGGACGTCCTGACTCCTGACAACGGATCCAAGTCAACTGCAGGGATACTGTCAACAACAGCATCAATGGAGCCTAACAGTGCCAGACGATCTATAATTATCTTTCAGTAGAAGTACCAGGTTCCTCAACTTGGACAGCTCTGGTGTAAACCAAGAGTGCTCCTCCGCTTTTGGCAGAATGAGTTGGGGCGTCTACTTTTCTCAGGGAAATGTGAATTAAAATcgttgtaaaacaaataaaaaaattcttgaaaagGCATGGACTGGATCCAGAATCCGCCATTTGGCTCCGGTTCAGTTTTCCTAATGCTaacttaaatggttttaaaaattcatcCTTGTTTTATCTGTAAGTAAAGTTGAAATTTGCACTCCATGGAAGTGAAACAGTGTATTAGGTTTACTCACCTCCTCCAGGTTGGTCATTAAAATAACGGCGCTATGGTCGGCAATGCAAGGTTCTGTAACCCTGACACTGTAGTTCCAGGAATCCAGATTGGTGACGATACTGTCCAGACATCGGTCTCCTCGAGTTGGTTCTGAGGTGGTAACAAACATACCATGGGTACGAACAAGATTTTTAAAGCTTACAGTGTGGGGGTCACTGTCAATGTTCAAAGGAACGTTGAAATTGCCTCATATTAAGATGGATTTATTAGGAGGTAACATAGAAAGGCAATCATCAAgcctatttaaaatttcaagaaagtCGTCATTTGGTGATCGGAAAATACACACAATTATTGTCGAGATTTGATCAATTCAATACCTATGAGTTCACAGTCTACCTATTGGTTAAACTCAGACAAATCTAAGACTCGTGCTTCGATATCACTGTCTAGGAAAATGGCAACTCCCCCACACTTAAAATTCAGCCTACAACAGAGGAAATACAATTATATTCGGGATATGAGTGCTGATCATATATTATGGAATTATAATAAGAATGACAGCAGGGTTCATGATATTGTCAGGTATTATACTCATTCCAATTTCATACTATTAAACAACAATTGTTTGACTAGTGTACCTAATTTATACCACCAACAGTCAGTAATCGATTTAACAattgcaatcttaaatattttcaactgaattttaaaattggaagtAGGGATGGGTCCGATAGGAAATGACCActttccaataataataataataacaacaacggTAGAAATTACATCTAACTACAATAGTAGTAACAATTACATTAAgacaaacaaaagaaatttttaaaaggcaAATTGGTCACTGTACTGAGATAATAAATAATCAGatagataatattaaaaacctGCCAATCAATAAAGCAGTCGATAAGCTCTTTAGAAGTATGACTAATGCGCCTGATCAAGctattccaaaaattaaaatatgtaaaaataatagatttcaaTCTAAATATTATGGTGGACAAATGCACTACTTAAACCTGATGAAAATACTCGTAGATATAAGAAACAGTCTTGTAGGGCAATCTTATTAATACTATGTATGATTAAGTcactgtaatgtattgaattacaataataattataataataattattatacatattataaattgttactggcaagttaaagccacagccaaagaccaactgtatgatcgtatgatgctgtgacgtcatatggggtgatcagtttgaataaatgccattggctgttctcatcacgccaccagatcataccaccactaccacttccagtgtcctgcccttgtctctctctcagttaccctccaaccttaaccgagcacagtcgatgatgtaaactaattcagtcttttattccgattccccgtaacacgtacacaacaattggcgacgaggtattaatgcgatcccgcgagtgcaatgcaacctgttcgattgtgcgtaaataatttctccgaaaattatagtgtgaggaagtgtgtctgtagtttggcgtcacgtggactcaaaatcggtacattttgatgttggaagacaaggtcgtaaattggaacatttcgtctttatttagtgaaacagtaaaaatggcgggaattattggcggaatcggtgacttcgacaacagtgcagaaacttggaattcgtatgttgaacgatttgaattattcgttgactgtaacagtattagtgacgacaaaaaggttagtacgttactaacagtcgtgggtgtgaaaacgtacagtttgttacgagatttatgtacgccggaaaaaccttcagtgaaaaagttcgatgaattagtgaagttaattcaggaccatttgtacccgaagccatcattcatagctgaaaggtacaagtttagcaaaaggaatcagcaggaaggagaatcagtcgcagagtacatcgccagcctcaagaagttgtctgcatactgcgagtttggcgcatccctcaacgactatctcagagacagactggtgagcggcatcaggagtgagtcgaccaagcagaggctgttgggagagaccaccctaaccttcgaccaggctgtgaaaatcgtctgctcagtggaagcggcggcattgacagtgaacggcggcagccgggtccagcggatggcagcgcatcaccacccacatgtgagagtcggcggcagcggtggcagcgcgagctacaacgcaaggcacgaagtcaaggtgcagtgtacgtgctgtgggcagtgtggtcactatagggagcagtgcaaattgtttggtgttgtgtgtcacaaatgtggtaaaagaaatcacatatctaaggtgtgtcgatctactgaaattagtaagttaccagacaatcagctttcgaaagttaagaaaggtatatcttatcagtctaattttcaaaacaagaaaaacaaagattataagaaacataattttgtaaatgatagttcagaactctcagattcaaataattctaagaattatgttcagagtggTGAAAATCTTaagagttatgtcgaggacatacagaatttatttaaagtaaatgaaactcacggtgaaagaattagagttgacccaattaagattaaagtcctagtgcaaggtcgagaaaccatatttgaagttgatactggagctagtgtcacagtgtgtagtgaggatttttatgaaaataattttagttcttgtaaattgttagaaaacgacctaactttgagttcgtacactaatgaacctattatacctgtgggcaaagttaatgttgatgtttgctatgagaaaatacataaatgcttagatttgtatgtgattagaggaggttcacatcctttaatgggtcgtgattggcttaaagtactgggagttgacatttcgtttaaaaataacttgtgtgttataaacagacctatagataacaagactaatttcgagacaatgacgtccgagctaactaatcaatttccagaagtgttcactgagaaactaggtcagtatacaggcgaaccagtaaaactaaatctaaaagaaaatgctagacctaggtattttaagccaagaccgataccattctcattgaaaagtaaggtagaaaaagaactacaacgcttagttgacgaacaagtgttaattccagtaagcagctcggaatggggaacgcccattgtaccagtattaaaaaagaacggtgaaattaggctatgtggagactttaaagttactctaaatcagtatctagaagtagacaagtaccctatacctaggatagaagatttatttgcaaatttacagcatggagaacgtttctctaaaatagatcttagtcaagcctatatgcaattaaagttagacagtgagtcacaaaaattatgtacaattagcacgcataagggtcttttctcatattgtagaatgccttatggaatctcatcagccccaggcatatttcaaagagttattgaacaatctttgcataatttagaaggcatatcagtgttcatggatgatattcttatcacctcacctaataacgaaactcatgtaagtaggttgcaagaggtttgtaaacgcctgagtgaaaaaggatttaccgtaaagaaagataaatgtacgttctttgtagacaaaatcgagtatcttggttttagtatcgataaagatggactgcatacctctgaatctaaaattaaagctataaatcaagcacctgtacctaaatctgtcactcaagtcaaagcttttattggcttggtaaattattatggaaagtttatcaataatttgtcaacaatcttgagtccgttgtacaacttgttaaaaaaggacgtgctatttgattttgatgaaaaatgtctcaaatcatttagccatgtcaaggatgttttgactaaagcaccagttttggcgcattatgattcaaagttgcctgtaaaactagcagtagacgcaagctcgacagggctgggctgcgtacttagtatcataacccctgaaggcgttgagaaacctattgcataccactctcgtactttatcaccggcagaatgtcaatattcacaaatagataaagaagctttagcagtagtatatggagtaaggaaatttcatcaatatttgtatggccgaaaattcacattgtgtactgatcacaaacctttaattagcatatttggaccgaaaaagggtttacctgttttcgcagcaagccgattacaaagatacgcattatttttaagttgatacaattttgatgtacagtatgtaaggtcagaaaagcatggtaacgcagacgcattatcacgcttaccattaagcactaaacacgttgtaaataataacaatgaaccaaggtggaaaggtacctatttacactgtatcgctgaaagttcagtacctttaacttttgaagatgtaaaagctgaaacccaaaatgatcctattataaaacaaatacataactatgtgatgtacggatggccaagttttttgtcaggagagaatagggaattgttaccttatttccaaaggaaggacgagctaacagttgagcatggcattgttatgtggggatataaaattgttgttcctaacaagttgcgtagctacgtattaaatgagttacacgcgagtcacttgggaattgtaaaaatgaagtcagtagcaagatcctatatttggtggccaaatatagatgaaaacattgaaagcctagcgaacaattgctcttcctgtcttatggaacgttctagtcctagtaagagtaatctacatgtttggcactatccatctatgccatgggaaagattgcatattgattacttgggtcctttcaaagataagaccta of the Homalodisca vitripennis isolate AUS2020 chromosome X, UT_GWSS_2.1, whole genome shotgun sequence genome contains:
- the LOC124369474 gene encoding uncharacterized protein LOC124369474 produces the protein MFVTTSEPTRGDRCLDSIVTNLDSWNYSVRVTEPCIADHSAVILMTNLEEHGFRRRRSTTTAVMDLVDKIKTAFEDRNFALLALCDLSKAFDCIRHKILLNKLEQYGASDVVIDTFKSYFSGKQQVLSVHEIRERSFPPFVPTHV